In Ruminococcaceae bacterium R-25, a genomic segment contains:
- a CDS encoding ABC-2 type transport system ATP-binding protein: protein MADSIVTIEKVSLKYKKTVLTDVTITAEKGDVIGLLGLNGSGKSTLLSAIAGLRRTSSGTIKVLGKAGFVTQENALIDELTAMDNLKMWTPLSKAEILKELTDTELSILKVNDFIDLKVRRMSGGMKKRLAIASVLLSKPDILLMDEPLAALDIPAKNDIIKFIDSFRAKGGTVFIASHSEELFKHCSKIYLLKNGAATLLPAGISPAEALG from the coding sequence ATGGCTGATTCAATCGTAACTATCGAAAAAGTCTCGTTAAAATACAAGAAAACCGTTCTGACCGACGTTACCATAACAGCTGAAAAAGGCGACGTAATAGGCCTTCTGGGCCTGAACGGTTCAGGTAAATCCACCCTGCTCTCCGCTATAGCAGGCCTTAGAAGGACTTCTTCAGGCACCATCAAAGTTTTAGGAAAAGCCGGCTTTGTCACGCAGGAAAACGCCCTCATTGACGAGCTCACAGCCATGGACAACCTTAAGATGTGGACACCACTTAGCAAGGCCGAGATCTTAAAAGAATTAACTGACACCGAGCTCTCCATCCTTAAGGTAAATGATTTTATCGACCTCAAGGTCAGGCGCATGTCCGGCGGTATGAAAAAGCGTCTTGCAATAGCTTCGGTGCTTTTGAGCAAGCCCGACATCCTGCTCATGGACGAACCGCTGGCAGCTCTGGACATCCCTGCGAAAAACGACATCATCAAGTTCATCGATTCCTTCAGAGCCAAGGGCGGCACGGTCTTCATCGCAAGCCACAGTGAAGAACTTTTCAAGCACTGCTCGAAAATATATCTGTTAAAGAACGGCGCAGCGACGCTCCTTCCTGCCGGCATCTCACCCGCGGAGGCCCTTGGATGA
- a CDS encoding NSS family neurotransmitter:Na+ symporter codes for MREKWSSRSAFILAAIGSAVGLGNAWRFPGLAAKYGGGAFLFVYLIAMLVVGIPLLMMEISIARYTRQGAPGSMRALNKKTEGIGWIAVSNGIGISIYYAAVFAWVIMMFCLSYKFKNMTGDTEAASGLWAATIKTTGTTSGFTTISWPVVGCLIASWALCYICIRNGTTTVGKVVKYTVSLPVICLLIMAVRGIMMPGAMAGLAKLFIPDWSALADSNLWVDAIGQVFYSLSTSMAIMFAYGSFLDKDSNIVIDTIIISFSDMFISILAGVVMFTTMAGTGMLDSMSASGIATAFIIYPQAIVKISGNSIFNMIFAFIFYFCLITLAIDSLFSIIEGISTAISDKFKLSKKKTTLIICFIEGVISLIYVTGAGLAILDIVDYFINSYTLIITGILEMIAAGWFFKTTKILEELNRNTNKFKMPKWWFIPSIKVISPVVLIGLFIWNLYNLIKGGGIYGAADGYSLKANIIFGWCVVILILCSGFIVKAIVKAKSANGFVEDDRTWDDMKDA; via the coding sequence ATGCGCGAAAAATGGTCGTCTAGATCCGCTTTTATTCTGGCAGCGATTGGTTCTGCCGTAGGTTTGGGAAATGCCTGGAGATTCCCGGGCTTGGCTGCTAAATACGGCGGCGGTGCTTTCCTTTTTGTTTACCTGATTGCAATGCTCGTTGTCGGCATTCCGCTTCTCATGATGGAGATATCCATTGCAAGATATACCCGTCAGGGCGCGCCCGGTTCAATGCGTGCACTCAACAAGAAGACCGAGGGCATCGGCTGGATCGCAGTTTCAAACGGTATCGGTATTTCTATCTACTATGCAGCAGTTTTCGCATGGGTCATCATGATGTTCTGCCTGAGCTACAAGTTTAAGAACATGACCGGCGACACAGAAGCCGCAAGCGGTCTCTGGGCAGCAACGATCAAGACCACCGGAACGACTTCCGGCTTTACCACGATCTCCTGGCCCGTCGTAGGTTGCCTCATTGCATCATGGGCTCTCTGCTATATCTGCATCAGAAACGGCACGACAACAGTAGGAAAGGTCGTTAAATACACTGTTTCCCTCCCTGTCATCTGCCTCCTCATAATGGCTGTCCGCGGCATCATGATGCCCGGCGCAATGGCTGGTCTCGCAAAGCTCTTCATCCCCGATTGGTCCGCTCTCGCTGATTCCAATCTCTGGGTAGACGCTATCGGCCAGGTATTCTATTCACTCTCAACATCAATGGCGATCATGTTCGCTTACGGTTCATTCCTTGATAAGGACTCCAACATCGTTATCGACACGATCATCATCTCATTCTCCGACATGTTCATCAGCATCCTCGCCGGTGTCGTTATGTTCACGACAATGGCAGGCACAGGAATGCTCGACAGCATGTCCGCTTCAGGTATCGCAACAGCATTCATCATCTATCCTCAGGCAATCGTCAAGATCTCAGGCAACTCAATCTTCAACATGATCTTTGCGTTCATCTTCTACTTCTGCCTGATCACCCTTGCGATCGACTCCCTGTTCTCCATCATCGAAGGTATCTCCACAGCTATTTCCGATAAGTTCAAGCTCAGCAAGAAGAAGACAACACTCATCATCTGCTTTATCGAAGGCGTCATCAGCCTCATCTACGTAACAGGTGCTGGCCTTGCCATCCTCGATATCGTCGACTACTTCATCAACAGCTACACACTTATCATCACAGGTATCCTCGAGATGATCGCCGCAGGCTGGTTCTTCAAGACAACCAAGATCCTGGAAGAGCTCAACCGCAACACCAACAAGTTCAAGATGCCCAAATGGTGGTTCATCCCCTCCATCAAAGTCATCTCACCTGTTGTCCTCATCGGCCTGTTCATCTGGAACCTCTATAACCTCATCAAAGGCGGCGGCATCTACGGCGCTGCTGACGGTTATTCCCTCAAGGCCAACATCATCTTCGGCTGGTGCGTCGTGATCCTTATCCTCTGCTCCGGCTTCATCGTCAAGGCCATTGTTAAGGCCAAATCCGCTAACGGCTTTGTAGAAGACGACAGAACCTGGGATGATATGAAAGACGCATAA
- a CDS encoding ABC-2 family transporter produces MIKAYCKRVLLFLPYVLCYFLALGIAMLALVMYASEFLFENNTDSIVSVACYVPDDESYTQLGISLVQKMDSVKHTIDINQVKSEKKVISLVESGDAIAGIIVPEGFIEEMGTPEAKHVSVIYRDADTFEEHIVNDLMYAMSDLLGTAQASILTAAEYAEQMGMDPSEIYEIRGEVQSNSFTYVMDRKKLFHQIDADDIVAKYAVRERLTASYTLYILMMSVFVISFFYKGNNDIFRARAKLSGIKTWKIFLLEALCTAVMIYLLYIVMFICLCFIFESMKFLSLITVIPVILIIALLGTSLCYLVKSPAAVSYITFGAGTLMMYLAGGLIPLDFMSRFFQNAAVYNPFYYLIRFFMRSMFL; encoded by the coding sequence ATGATAAAGGCATACTGCAAAAGAGTATTGCTTTTCCTTCCCTATGTGCTGTGCTATTTTCTGGCACTCGGCATTGCCATGCTCGCGCTCGTCATGTATGCGTCGGAGTTCCTTTTCGAGAACAACACCGACAGCATCGTATCGGTCGCATGCTATGTGCCCGATGACGAGTCTTATACCCAGCTCGGAATTTCGCTCGTCCAGAAGATGGACAGCGTCAAGCACACGATAGACATCAACCAGGTAAAGTCTGAAAAGAAGGTCATAAGCCTCGTCGAGAGCGGCGATGCGATCGCCGGAATAATCGTTCCCGAAGGCTTCATCGAGGAGATGGGAACCCCTGAAGCAAAGCATGTTTCGGTAATCTACAGGGACGCTGACACCTTTGAAGAGCACATAGTAAACGACCTCATGTATGCGATGAGCGACCTTCTGGGCACTGCGCAGGCATCGATCCTCACGGCCGCCGAATATGCCGAACAAATGGGTATGGATCCTTCGGAGATCTATGAGATAAGAGGCGAAGTCCAGTCGAACAGCTTCACCTATGTAATGGACCGCAAAAAGCTGTTCCACCAGATCGACGCCGACGACATCGTCGCCAAATACGCAGTCAGGGAGCGCCTCACGGCATCTTACACTCTCTATATCCTCATGATGTCCGTCTTCGTCATCTCATTTTTCTATAAGGGCAACAACGACATTTTCAGGGCCAGGGCAAAGCTCTCCGGCATTAAGACCTGGAAGATATTCCTTCTTGAGGCCCTGTGCACCGCTGTCATGATCTATCTGCTCTATATCGTGATGTTCATCTGCCTGTGCTTCATTTTCGAATCCATGAAGTTCCTGTCGCTTATCACGGTCATCCCCGTGATCTTGATCATTGCGCTTCTGGGAACTTCCCTTTGCTATCTCGTAAAAAGTCCTGCCGCAGTATCCTATATCACCTTCGGCGCGGGCACTCTGATGATGTATCTTGCAGGAGGCCTGATCCCGTTGGATTTCATGTCGCGCTTCTTCCAGAATGCCGCAGTATATAACCCGTTCTACTACCTGATTCGTTTCTTTATGAGGTCGATGTTCCTATGA
- a CDS encoding ABC-2 family transporter, with product MKLFLNRLSVLAKRSLINPAMYVMSFVIILMALLVIFVPEKETSIYIPVAVLNKDTSEDTEEIIDSLTSMNSIFHFYEVDDEDEIYNDLTSGKANTAYIFPNGFSENLTSSGSRYDIKQISTPASSFVFLSREEVFRNFYQYSARQIIKETFAAHGREVDVHDPELKRLFGKYLDDQSLFALENVEGKIYDAITRTEKVPIPLYKFAGFFIFTAALLGTLAFLNDQDNRIYLRFGLIERIYLGLIQVAVFTLPAMVISIICFIVSRIGFSPLHVVVYTLLVTLVSFVLGTVMTLLPIRTARSKIFSSILPVYLILSFLFSGILMDLTNFGTALRTLSRLFPPSMF from the coding sequence ATGAAATTATTCTTAAACAGATTATCGGTCCTCGCGAAAAGGAGCCTCATAAACCCTGCGATGTACGTCATGAGCTTCGTCATTATCTTAATGGCGCTCCTGGTCATTTTCGTGCCCGAAAAAGAGACCAGCATCTATATCCCCGTCGCAGTCTTAAACAAGGATACCTCCGAAGACACGGAAGAGATCATAGACAGCCTCACCTCAATGAATTCGATCTTCCACTTCTATGAAGTCGACGACGAAGACGAAATCTATAACGACCTCACATCCGGCAAGGCAAACACGGCTTATATCTTCCCCAACGGCTTTTCCGAAAACCTCACCTCATCAGGCTCCCGCTACGATATCAAGCAGATATCGACACCCGCATCGAGCTTCGTTTTCTTATCGAGAGAAGAAGTTTTCAGGAATTTCTACCAGTACAGCGCACGCCAGATCATCAAGGAGACTTTCGCCGCCCACGGCCGTGAGGTCGACGTTCATGACCCTGAGCTTAAAAGACTCTTCGGCAAATACTTAGACGACCAATCTCTTTTCGCTCTCGAAAACGTCGAAGGCAAGATCTACGACGCCATCACCCGCACCGAAAAGGTTCCAATCCCGCTCTACAAGTTCGCCGGTTTCTTCATCTTCACAGCTGCACTTCTGGGCACTCTTGCCTTCTTAAACGACCAGGACAACAGGATCTATCTGCGCTTCGGCCTCATCGAGCGCATCTACCTGGGCCTTATCCAGGTCGCTGTATTCACCCTGCCCGCAATGGTAATATCCATTATCTGCTTTATCGTCTCCCGGATAGGTTTTTCCCCCTTGCACGTGGTCGTCTATACCCTGCTCGTCACGCTGGTATCGTTTGTGCTCGGCACAGTAATGACGCTCCTTCCGATCCGCACGGCCCGCTCGAAGATCTTCTCTTCCATCCTGCCGGTCTACCTGATCCTGTCATTCCTCTTCTCGGGCATCCTCATGGACCTGACCAATTTCGGTACGGCACTGAGAACATTATCGAGACTGTTCCCGCCGTCGATGTTCTGA
- a CDS encoding ABC-type xylose transport system substrate-binding protein, giving the protein MNRKIVSALLAVVMLAGILTGCSKTTAMNKNKFIKSCEKLKLTELEIDELDEIEKNVEDGFYFVGDEDIISGKSKVIDQYLKMLKFSKAFTSDDLVYVALAGKCAGYDDLKDVKDPEDAELDGAFAFQMDFGQKGKAEEFMDGVEYVLKKAGIKPKKLTPQEYYVSENEAFLRFHIDLEKLAETVLDDDDTMKSLNKKYGDVEDLLEGLKGDIAVSIEIKGSTILIFAGGVVNSEKKVYKDFVKAFGLAKDPMTLPMNEEVAEDMVDKVVLYAKYISKIANKKPTVPTATPTPAPDTATPTPAPDPDKDPVDPVDPVLTGSGKVGVSMPTKDLWRWAQDGDRMKKELEAMGYTVDLQYAGNRVDTQVQQIQNMINSGCEVIVVAAIESSSLAQVLENAKAQDVTVIAYDRLILGTEAVDYFVSFDNYMVGQLQGKYIVEALDLDNANGSFNIEITAGDPTDNNAALFYQGAMDAIKPYIDSGKLKVLSGQKDFKDVATDSWKTDNAQARAENILAAYYPSGTNIDAWLCSNDSTACGVINALDKYYKGNYPVITGQDCDILSVKHIIAGKQAMSVFKDTRTLASQAAKMVSQVMNGQKVDVNDIDTYNNGKKDISSYLCAPVFVTADNYKTILVDSGYYTQDSLDY; this is encoded by the coding sequence ATGAACAGAAAAATCGTTTCCGCTCTGCTTGCGGTCGTTATGCTCGCCGGCATCTTGACCGGATGCAGCAAGACCACGGCGATGAACAAGAACAAGTTCATCAAGTCGTGCGAAAAGCTGAAGCTCACCGAACTTGAGATCGATGAATTGGACGAGATCGAAAAGAACGTCGAAGACGGTTTCTATTTTGTCGGCGACGAAGATATCATCTCGGGCAAATCCAAGGTAATTGACCAATATCTTAAGATGTTAAAGTTTTCGAAGGCTTTTACTTCTGACGATTTGGTGTACGTCGCTTTAGCCGGCAAGTGCGCGGGCTATGATGACCTCAAGGATGTAAAGGATCCTGAGGATGCCGAGCTGGACGGCGCATTTGCTTTCCAGATGGATTTCGGGCAGAAGGGCAAGGCAGAAGAATTTATGGACGGTGTCGAATACGTCCTTAAGAAGGCCGGCATCAAGCCCAAGAAGCTCACACCCCAGGAATATTATGTTTCTGAGAATGAGGCATTTTTAAGATTCCACATCGATCTCGAAAAGCTCGCGGAGACCGTTCTTGATGACGACGATACGATGAAATCGCTGAACAAGAAATACGGTGATGTTGAGGATCTTTTAGAAGGACTCAAGGGCGATATCGCCGTTTCAATCGAGATCAAAGGTTCCACGATACTTATTTTCGCGGGCGGCGTTGTCAATTCCGAAAAGAAGGTCTACAAAGACTTTGTTAAGGCTTTCGGCCTTGCAAAAGATCCGATGACTCTGCCGATGAATGAAGAAGTTGCAGAAGACATGGTCGATAAAGTGGTTCTTTACGCTAAATATATTTCGAAGATCGCTAATAAAAAGCCAACCGTTCCTACGGCAACTCCGACACCCGCACCTGATACGGCAACTCCGACACCTGCACCAGATCCTGACAAGGATCCGGTCGATCCTGTTGATCCGGTCTTGACGGGTTCCGGCAAGGTCGGTGTCTCAATGCCAACAAAAGACCTCTGGAGATGGGCTCAGGACGGTGACCGGATGAAGAAGGAACTTGAGGCAATGGGCTACACTGTTGACCTCCAGTACGCCGGAAACCGGGTAGATACCCAGGTCCAGCAGATCCAGAACATGATCAATTCCGGCTGCGAGGTAATCGTTGTTGCGGCCATTGAATCCAGTTCATTGGCACAGGTCCTCGAAAATGCCAAAGCGCAGGATGTAACCGTCATTGCTTATGACCGCCTCATTTTAGGTACGGAAGCCGTTGACTACTTCGTTTCTTTCGATAACTACATGGTCGGACAGCTTCAGGGAAAGTATATCGTTGAAGCGCTCGATCTTGATAACGCCAATGGATCTTTTAACATTGAGATCACGGCAGGCGATCCCACTGACAATAATGCGGCATTGTTCTATCAGGGCGCTATGGATGCGATAAAACCGTATATTGATTCCGGCAAGCTCAAAGTACTTTCAGGCCAGAAGGATTTCAAAGATGTTGCCACCGATTCGTGGAAAACGGATAATGCCCAGGCCAGAGCCGAGAACATTCTCGCTGCCTATTATCCGAGTGGAACAAATATCGATGCATGGCTTTGCTCGAATGACTCCACTGCCTGCGGTGTCATAAACGCACTGGACAAGTACTATAAAGGCAATTACCCGGTCATCACGGGCCAGGACTGCGACATACTCAGTGTTAAGCACATTATCGCAGGCAAGCAGGCCATGTCAGTTTTTAAGGATACGAGAACTCTTGCTTCCCAGGCAGCTAAGATGGTGTCCCAGGTCATGAACGGTCAGAAAGTCGATGTCAATGATATTGATACGTACAACAACGGAAAGAAAGACATTTCGTCTTATCTTTGCGCGCCGGTATTTGTTACGGCCGATAATTACAAGACAATACTTGTAGACAGCGGATATTACACTCAGGACAGTTTGGATTATTAA